The following proteins are co-located in the Fructilactobacillus carniphilus genome:
- the purR gene encoding pur operon repressor encodes MKIKRSERLVDMTDYLLNRPHALIPLTFFAQRYDSAKSSISEDLTILKRTFQDRGIGLVETVPGAAGGAKYIPYILKEAADEFMDEVIEILNNSQRLLPGGYVYMSDILGDPDKLRYLGRMIATQYLNQRVDAVLTVATRGIPIAQAASSYLNVPLVIARHDTNITEGSTVSVNYVSGSSKKIKRMTISKRSLDQGANVLIVDDFIHGGGTINGLTSLIEEFDCNLVGSTFFAEGAYQSGQQNVGNYTSLVKMENQDDGEMRITKGNYDEKIFGSSK; translated from the coding sequence ATGAAAATTAAACGAAGTGAACGATTGGTCGATATGACCGATTATCTGTTAAATCGACCCCATGCACTGATTCCGTTGACGTTTTTTGCACAACGTTACGATTCTGCCAAATCTTCCATTAGTGAAGACTTAACCATCTTAAAACGGACCTTTCAGGACCGGGGAATCGGGTTAGTCGAAACGGTTCCCGGCGCAGCTGGGGGAGCTAAATACATTCCCTATATTTTAAAGGAAGCCGCCGACGAGTTCATGGATGAGGTAATTGAAATTCTAAATAACTCGCAACGATTATTGCCCGGTGGGTACGTCTACATGTCAGATATTTTAGGTGATCCAGACAAGCTACGTTATCTGGGACGGATGATTGCAACCCAGTACCTTAACCAACGCGTGGATGCGGTACTAACGGTAGCCACGCGGGGAATTCCGATTGCCCAAGCAGCATCGTCTTATTTGAACGTGCCACTGGTAATCGCGCGTCACGACACTAACATTACCGAAGGTTCGACCGTGAGTGTGAACTACGTATCTGGTTCCAGTAAGAAAATCAAACGGATGACGATTTCAAAGCGGAGCCTTGACCAAGGGGCGAACGTCTTAATCGTGGATGACTTTATTCACGGTGGAGGAACTATCAACGGTTTGACCTCCCTGATTGAAGAGTTTGACTGTAACCTGGTGGGTAGCACCTTCTTTGCCGAAGGGGCCTACCAAAGCGGGCAACAAAACGTGGGAAACTACACGTCTCTGGTTAAAATGGAGAACCAGGATGACGGGGAAATGCGGATTACTAAGGGTAATTACGACGAAAAAATTTTTGGCTCAAGCAAGTAG
- a CDS encoding metal ABC transporter permease — protein sequence MFSFDFMRNAYLASTMIAIVCGFIGVFVVARNMSFLTHTLSEIGFAGASFGMFVGITPLNGMLLFTMVSSVLVGRMSTKAARRENSISAISGLFIGLGVLFLALSNKSASYATNILFGSVVGISPADVYQMLVLAVIVLLILFVIYRNLKFDSFDPVGASAQHVHSSLMSVIFLLLLALSVSVAAQIVGSLLIFILLTLPAASAKYFAHSVSGMIAVAIGCGLLGVWLGLYLGYVTNLPVSFFIATIECALYFLALGYNYLKERS from the coding sequence ATGTTTAGTTTTGATTTTATGCGGAATGCTTACCTGGCTAGTACCATGATTGCAATTGTCTGTGGGTTCATCGGCGTCTTCGTGGTGGCTCGTAACATGTCTTTTTTGACCCATACGCTGTCAGAAATTGGTTTTGCCGGGGCGTCCTTTGGAATGTTTGTGGGCATCACGCCTTTAAACGGAATGCTGCTCTTTACGATGGTCAGCTCAGTTCTAGTGGGCCGGATGAGCACCAAAGCAGCCCGCCGGGAGAACTCAATTAGTGCCATTTCTGGGCTGTTTATCGGGTTGGGAGTCCTCTTCTTGGCCCTCTCCAATAAAAGTGCTAGTTATGCAACCAACATCTTGTTTGGGAGCGTTGTCGGGATTAGTCCCGCGGACGTTTACCAGATGTTAGTGTTAGCAGTCATTGTCTTACTAATTTTATTTGTAATTTACCGTAACCTGAAGTTTGACTCGTTTGATCCTGTGGGCGCTAGTGCTCAGCACGTTCATAGCAGTTTAATGTCAGTGATCTTTTTATTGCTACTAGCTTTGAGTGTGTCCGTTGCGGCCCAAATCGTGGGGTCTCTATTAATCTTTATCCTGTTAACGCTACCAGCAGCAAGTGCCAAGTACTTTGCCCACTCGGTGAGTGGCATGATTGCCGTGGCGATTGGCTGTGGCTTACTAGGAGTTTGGTTAGGACTATACCTAGGGTACGTCACGAACCTGCCCGTCAGTTTCTTCATTGCGACGATTGAATGTGCGCTGTACTTTTTAGCCCTTGGCTACAATTATTTAAAAGAACGGTCCTAA
- a CDS encoding metal ABC transporter ATP-binding protein translates to MDDLILSTHDLQEQFTEKRVLNNLNFKLHRGRFLSIVGENGVGKTTLVRIILGQLKPTHGSVEFFPNRKAIRIGYVPQFRNIDDEYPLSVKNFVALNFTHSLLPWLKPQERKRLTDVLAETDLTKLQNEPLGRTSGGEKQRAYLAQALTMQPDLLILDESTASLDPIAKEQLLRLVRKLNQQTGVTVISVTHDIPLAKQFSDDYLLLQPDGYQFGPIDQLQVSEYQGGEQHV, encoded by the coding sequence ATGGACGACCTAATTTTGTCAACACACGATTTGCAGGAGCAATTCACCGAGAAACGCGTTTTAAATAATCTGAACTTCAAACTCCACCGGGGACGTTTTTTGAGCATTGTGGGAGAAAATGGGGTAGGAAAAACCACGTTAGTCCGGATTATTCTCGGACAGTTAAAACCGACCCATGGTAGCGTAGAGTTTTTTCCTAATCGCAAAGCAATCCGGATTGGGTATGTGCCCCAATTTCGTAACATTGATGATGAATACCCGTTATCAGTGAAGAACTTTGTGGCGCTTAACTTTACCCATTCGCTGCTCCCTTGGCTGAAACCGCAGGAACGGAAACGGTTGACCGATGTCCTGGCAGAAACAGACCTGACCAAACTGCAAAATGAGCCGTTAGGGCGGACGTCTGGGGGAGAAAAGCAACGGGCTTATTTAGCCCAGGCACTCACCATGCAACCGGATTTGTTGATTTTAGATGAATCCACGGCGAGTTTGGACCCGATTGCGAAGGAGCAGCTACTGCGTTTGGTGCGCAAGCTCAACCAGCAAACCGGGGTGACGGTAATTTCTGTGACTCATGATATTCCGCTAGCCAAACAGTTTTCGGATGACTATCTGTTGTTACAACCAGATGGATACCAATTTGGACCGATTGATCAGCTGCAGGTTAGTGAATATCAAGGAGGAGAACAACATGTTTAG
- a CDS encoding Veg family protein, which translates to MQMNLPDIRDWIQDHLGSDIKVIEQAGRKRTNEYDGVLVEVFPAVFIVDLDSSEQPAHASFTYTKILTKDIQVTFM; encoded by the coding sequence ATGCAAATGAATTTGCCGGATATCAGAGATTGGATTCAAGACCACCTTGGCAGTGACATTAAAGTTATTGAGCAAGCTGGGAGAAAACGAACGAATGAATACGATGGAGTCCTCGTGGAGGTTTTTCCAGCGGTATTTATTGTTGATCTTGATTCAAGTGAGCAACCTGCACACGCTTCATTTACCTACACCAAGATCTTAACCAAAGATATTCAAGTTACATTTATGTAA
- the rsmA gene encoding 16S rRNA (adenine(1518)-N(6)/adenine(1519)-N(6))-dimethyltransferase RsmA, translating into MNQPAIGTRNRTLGILNQYHLSAKKSLGQNFLDDLNVLEGIVTAADVTEQDDVVEIGPGIGALTEQIAQRAHQVLAFEIDQNLMPVLAETLADYQNVTIVNQDFLQANVPEVLAERLDGQHQLKAVANLPYYITKPILMNFLKGQVHFATIVLMMQKEVASRLVARSNSHDYGALSVMTQYLYQVEIALEVSKKSFIPAPKVDSAVVKLTPRSADQATAYSQSTFFSFVHGCFMHRRKTLWNNLQSVFDKQPATKDTIRTVLSTVGIEPNVRPQALGVSQFITLTNEFHKVGLLK; encoded by the coding sequence ATGAATCAACCAGCCATCGGGACTAGAAACCGGACGCTTGGTATCCTAAATCAGTATCATTTAAGTGCCAAGAAAAGCCTAGGCCAAAACTTCTTGGACGATTTAAACGTCCTGGAGGGGATTGTGACCGCCGCAGACGTGACGGAGCAGGACGACGTGGTCGAAATTGGACCAGGAATCGGCGCTCTGACTGAACAGATTGCCCAACGCGCCCACCAGGTCTTAGCGTTTGAAATTGACCAGAACTTGATGCCCGTGCTAGCTGAAACGCTTGCTGACTACCAGAACGTCACGATTGTTAACCAGGACTTTTTACAGGCCAACGTCCCAGAAGTGCTAGCTGAACGGCTGGATGGTCAACATCAGTTAAAGGCCGTGGCCAATCTACCGTATTACATCACCAAACCGATTTTGATGAACTTTTTAAAGGGGCAGGTGCACTTTGCGACGATTGTTTTGATGATGCAAAAGGAAGTTGCTAGTCGCCTGGTGGCGCGATCGAATTCGCATGACTACGGAGCATTAAGTGTGATGACCCAGTACCTGTATCAGGTAGAGATTGCGCTGGAAGTGTCGAAAAAATCGTTTATCCCGGCCCCCAAGGTTGATTCCGCGGTGGTCAAGTTAACGCCCCGTTCCGCTGACCAAGCAACTGCCTACAGTCAATCGACCTTCTTCTCCTTTGTCCATGGCTGCTTCATGCACCGGCGTAAAACCCTCTGGAACAACTTACAGTCGGTCTTTGATAAACAGCCGGCGACGAAGGACACGATTCGGACGGTGCTTTCGACAGTTGGAATTGAACCGAACGTTCGTCCCCAAGCCCTGGGAGTTAGTCAGTTTATTACCCTGACCAACGAATTTCACAAAGTCGGACTGTTGAAATAG
- the rnmV gene encoding ribonuclease M5 gives MKRIKEVLVVEGKSDTERIQQAVDADTIETRGSAISDETLALIDRLAQTRGVIVFTDPDFSGEKIRRIIADEIPEAKHAFLDKHAAAPDKAHGSLGVEHASPAAIREALAQVYTESDSNPEVISREELMAANLVGNHAAKQRRLELGEYLHLGYVNAKQLQRRLRMFGITKEQFNEALTHLEGGTTHESTSHRD, from the coding sequence ATGAAACGAATTAAGGAAGTCTTAGTGGTCGAAGGTAAATCAGATACCGAGCGGATTCAACAGGCCGTGGATGCCGACACGATTGAAACCCGGGGTTCGGCAATTAGCGACGAAACGCTGGCCCTGATTGACCGACTGGCGCAAACTCGCGGAGTAATTGTGTTCACCGACCCCGATTTTTCGGGCGAAAAGATTCGCCGCATCATTGCGGACGAAATTCCCGAGGCCAAACACGCTTTTTTGGATAAACACGCTGCGGCTCCCGATAAGGCCCACGGTTCGCTGGGGGTGGAGCACGCTTCTCCCGCTGCCATTCGCGAGGCCTTAGCCCAGGTGTACACGGAAAGTGACAGTAACCCGGAGGTCATTAGCCGGGAAGAGTTGATGGCCGCTAATTTAGTGGGAAATCACGCCGCCAAGCAACGTCGCTTGGAGCTTGGTGAGTATCTGCACCTCGGATATGTGAACGCGAAACAGCTGCAACGCCGGCTGCGGATGTTTGGGATTACCAAGGAGCAATTTAACGAAGCCCTTACGCACCTAGAAGGAGGAACAACGCATGAATCAACCAGCCATCGGGACTAG
- a CDS encoding TatD family hydrolase: MQIFDSHTHLNDATFAGREDELIEHAHRLGVVRMANVGSNLALNQRALELAHQYPGIVAIVGWHPEDADGYDQAAEKILRTQLQDDQVVALGEIGLDYHQTRVDRTTQQNVFRQQIRLAKEINLPISVHNRDAFEDTYRILREEHIETVGGIIHSFNGDVEWMQRFLDLGMMLSYSGVASFKKTKEVHEAVRQTPMERLLVETDAPYLAPEPLRGDENQPGYTLYTLEAIARYKDVDPDEIAAATFKNTNRIFGLEDLDETN; encoded by the coding sequence ATGCAAATCTTTGATTCTCATACTCATTTAAACGATGCCACCTTTGCTGGGCGGGAGGACGAACTAATTGAACACGCCCACCGGCTCGGGGTCGTGCGGATGGCCAACGTGGGGTCGAACCTCGCCTTGAACCAGCGTGCGCTTGAATTGGCCCATCAATATCCGGGGATCGTGGCGATTGTTGGGTGGCACCCCGAAGATGCAGATGGTTACGATCAGGCGGCAGAAAAAATCTTGCGGACCCAATTACAAGATGATCAAGTTGTCGCCCTGGGAGAAATTGGTCTAGACTACCACCAAACCCGAGTGGATCGAACCACGCAACAGAACGTTTTTCGGCAACAAATTCGGCTCGCAAAGGAAATCAACCTGCCGATCTCGGTGCATAATCGGGATGCCTTTGAAGATACCTATCGGATTTTACGTGAGGAACACATCGAAACGGTTGGCGGCATTATCCACAGCTTCAACGGAGACGTGGAGTGGATGCAGCGCTTTTTAGACCTCGGCATGATGCTGTCTTACAGTGGCGTGGCTAGTTTTAAGAAGACGAAGGAAGTGCACGAAGCGGTCCGCCAGACGCCAATGGAGCGGTTACTAGTGGAAACGGATGCCCCGTACTTAGCGCCAGAGCCACTGCGTGGGGACGAAAACCAACCGGGTTACACGTTGTACACTCTGGAAGCAATTGCGCGGTATAAGGACGTCGATCCGGACGAAATTGCTGCGGCTACCTTTAAAAACACAAACCGGATTTTTGGATTGGAAGATTTAGATGAAACGAATTAA
- the metG gene encoding methionine--tRNA ligase: MADQKSTFYVTTPIYYPSGRLHIGNSYTTVAADMVARYHRSLGEDVFYLTGTDEHGLKIEQKAEKLGLEPQAYVDKMAQQIKDLWMNLDVSNDDFIRTTDDRHVQALQRIFQRLLDQGDIYLGQYSGWYSVSDEEYFTESQLEEVYRDADGNVTGGKAPTGNEVQLVNEECYFFKMSKYADWLMQYYQDHPDFIQPSSRMHEMVKNFLEPGLEDLAVSRTTFSWGIPVTANPKHVVYVWIDALTNYITALGYGSDNDTLFKKFWPANLQMIGKEIVRFHCIYWPIILHALGLPLPKEIYGHGWITMKDGKMSKSKGNAIYPEDLIGRYGLDATRYYLLKAVPFAGDGVFTPEDFVDRVNYDLANDLGNLLNRTVAMINKYEGGVTPAYHDTDDAPSQELQETAQAVTQEYHELMDTVHLSDALSAVWKLIGQTNKYIDQTEPWVLAKADDDAAKAQLANVMAHLAASLRVISLLVSPAMPNAANLIQNQLGLENDGMFDLNTAQLSDLPQGKKVIANGEPIFPRVDRDVEIDYIKDKMTASDKTKGRAAMKQREAEKPVGVTTLKQVKDQISIDQFDAVELRVAEIKAVNKVPKADKLLQFKLDAGDDGERQIVSGIAKWYPDFASLVGKKVIIVANLKPIKLRGELSQGMLLSVEKANGDVQLVMVDASLPNGSTLA; this comes from the coding sequence ATGGCTGACCAAAAATCCACTTTTTACGTCACGACGCCAATTTACTATCCGTCGGGACGCTTACACATCGGAAACTCGTACACGACGGTGGCCGCCGACATGGTAGCGCGTTACCACCGTTCGCTCGGTGAAGACGTCTTCTACCTGACGGGAACCGATGAACACGGCTTAAAAATTGAACAAAAGGCCGAGAAACTAGGCCTGGAACCGCAAGCTTACGTCGATAAGATGGCTCAACAGATTAAAGACCTCTGGATGAACCTGGACGTTTCTAACGACGATTTTATTCGAACAACGGATGACCGCCACGTTCAAGCGTTGCAACGGATTTTCCAACGCTTACTGGATCAGGGCGACATTTACCTCGGTCAATATTCCGGTTGGTACTCAGTTTCTGACGAAGAGTACTTTACGGAATCGCAACTAGAAGAAGTCTACCGGGATGCAGACGGCAACGTGACTGGGGGAAAAGCGCCCACTGGCAACGAGGTCCAACTGGTTAACGAGGAATGTTATTTCTTCAAGATGAGTAAGTACGCTGACTGGCTGATGCAGTACTACCAGGACCACCCGGACTTCATTCAACCGAGTTCCCGGATGCACGAAATGGTGAAAAACTTCTTGGAACCAGGGTTAGAAGATCTTGCTGTTTCGAGAACGACCTTTTCCTGGGGAATTCCGGTAACTGCCAATCCGAAGCACGTGGTGTACGTATGGATTGATGCGTTAACCAACTATATTACGGCGCTTGGCTATGGTAGTGATAACGATACCTTATTTAAGAAATTCTGGCCGGCTAACCTGCAGATGATTGGAAAAGAAATTGTCCGGTTCCACTGCATTTACTGGCCAATTATTCTGCATGCGTTAGGCTTACCGTTACCCAAAGAAATTTATGGACACGGCTGGATTACGATGAAAGACGGCAAGATGTCGAAGTCTAAAGGAAATGCCATTTATCCAGAGGACTTGATTGGTCGTTACGGCCTTGATGCCACCCGGTACTACTTATTAAAGGCCGTGCCGTTTGCCGGAGACGGGGTCTTTACCCCCGAAGACTTCGTGGACCGGGTTAACTATGATCTGGCCAACGACCTCGGGAATCTCTTAAATCGGACCGTTGCCATGATTAACAAGTACGAAGGGGGAGTGACGCCGGCTTATCACGATACGGACGACGCCCCGAGTCAAGAACTGCAGGAGACGGCCCAAGCGGTTACCCAGGAATACCATGAGTTAATGGACACAGTTCACCTCTCGGACGCGCTCTCCGCGGTTTGGAAGTTAATCGGGCAAACCAACAAGTACATTGACCAAACGGAACCATGGGTCCTCGCGAAGGCTGACGATGACGCCGCCAAAGCCCAATTAGCCAACGTGATGGCTCACTTGGCGGCTAGTCTCCGTGTCATTTCATTGTTAGTCAGTCCGGCAATGCCGAACGCAGCGAACCTGATTCAAAATCAACTGGGCTTAGAAAACGATGGAATGTTTGATTTAAACACGGCCCAGTTAAGTGACCTCCCGCAGGGTAAAAAGGTAATTGCAAACGGCGAACCAATTTTCCCTCGGGTTGATCGCGACGTTGAGATTGATTACATCAAGGACAAGATGACGGCCAGTGATAAGACCAAGGGTCGCGCTGCTATGAAACAACGCGAAGCAGAAAAACCAGTCGGAGTAACGACGCTCAAGCAGGTAAAGGATCAGATTAGCATCGATCAGTTTGACGCGGTGGAACTCCGGGTGGCAGAAATTAAAGCCGTAAACAAGGTGCCCAAAGCGGACAAACTGCTCCAGTTTAAACTGGATGCCGGTGATGACGGGGAACGCCAGATTGTGTCTGGAATTGCCAAATGGTACCCAGATTTTGCGTCCTTAGTGGGCAAGAAGGTCATCATCGTGGCCAACTTGAAACCAATTAAACTACGGGGCGAACTGAGCCAGGGCATGTTGTTATCCGTTGAAAAAGCCAATGGAGACGTGCAACTGGTAATGGTCGACGCTTCCTTGCCAAACGGCAGCACATTAGCATAA
- a CDS encoding DUF72 domain-containing protein produces MIKVGLTTWTDHPLLSHGKKKATLSEYTGSFPVVEIDSAFYSIPKPEWVQKWVQETPADFQFVVKANYMMTKTPMPRFGEVTDEMRLARFTELKTALEPMRVAGKLLTVLFQFPPSFRCTQANIQYLRTVREQLGDWPLAVEFRNRSWLDGEELSRDTAAFLQSLQMSEVVVDEPHATANGIPFTPVVTNQRLAFMRLHGKNATEWAKGTRERYRYHYSDAELLTLAKTAQTLAQQADTVVVIFNNNTGHDAAPNALTLQRMLHQQGTELPAEQLDLF; encoded by the coding sequence ATGATTAAGGTCGGATTAACCACCTGGACGGATCACCCTCTTTTAAGCCACGGGAAGAAGAAAGCAACGTTATCCGAATACACTGGGAGCTTTCCGGTAGTGGAAATTGATAGTGCTTTTTACAGCATTCCCAAACCCGAGTGGGTGCAAAAATGGGTTCAGGAAACACCCGCCGACTTTCAGTTTGTGGTGAAGGCCAATTACATGATGACGAAAACCCCGATGCCCCGATTCGGGGAAGTGACGGATGAGATGCGGCTGGCTCGCTTTACTGAACTAAAAACGGCCTTGGAACCGATGCGCGTCGCAGGAAAACTGTTGACCGTTCTCTTTCAGTTTCCGCCCTCGTTTCGTTGCACCCAAGCTAACATTCAGTACTTACGGACCGTCCGGGAGCAGTTGGGCGATTGGCCGCTCGCCGTTGAGTTTCGCAACCGTTCCTGGTTAGATGGAGAAGAATTAAGCCGGGACACGGCCGCGTTCTTGCAGAGCTTGCAAATGAGCGAAGTAGTCGTGGATGAACCCCACGCCACGGCGAACGGGATTCCGTTTACGCCGGTGGTTACGAACCAGCGCTTGGCTTTTATGCGGCTTCACGGGAAAAATGCAACTGAGTGGGCTAAGGGCACCCGGGAACGGTATCGCTATCACTACTCTGATGCGGAATTACTAACACTGGCGAAGACGGCTCAGACGTTAGCGCAGCAGGCGGATACCGTGGTAGTCATTTTTAACAATAATACCGGTCACGACGCAGCGCCCAACGCGTTAACCTTGCAACGGATGTTGCACCAACAGGGAACAGAATTACCTGCCGAACAGCTGGATTTATTTTAG
- a CDS encoding NAD-dependent protein deacylase, whose translation MENFDALQTQVDQAQRMVFLTGAGVSTPSGIPDYRSKTGLYTSGHTNRPTEYYLSHDCLVDEPKVFYQFVMKNLYYPDAQPNVIQKKQAAFTNANRAEIVTQNIDNLYEQAGATHLHEFHGNLYRIYCQKCGMEVDYPTYAHSMYHELDGGILRPDVVLYGEGIDQEVAQASVNAVHNADLILIVGTSMRVYPFAGLLDYRQPHVPVVVINQERLDIPGVTAQYQLDATEVFDRLQVKENS comes from the coding sequence ATGGAAAATTTTGACGCATTACAAACGCAAGTAGATCAAGCCCAGCGGATGGTCTTTTTGACGGGAGCAGGGGTTTCAACGCCCTCGGGGATTCCGGATTATCGTTCTAAAACGGGGTTGTATACCAGCGGGCACACGAATCGGCCCACGGAATACTACTTAAGTCACGACTGCTTGGTTGACGAACCGAAGGTCTTTTACCAGTTTGTCATGAAGAATCTGTATTATCCGGATGCCCAGCCTAACGTCATTCAGAAGAAGCAAGCAGCCTTTACCAATGCCAACCGGGCGGAGATTGTGACCCAAAACATTGATAATTTGTACGAACAGGCCGGCGCAACCCACCTGCACGAATTTCACGGGAATCTCTACCGGATTTACTGTCAAAAGTGCGGCATGGAGGTTGATTATCCAACGTATGCTCACAGCATGTACCACGAGTTAGACGGCGGGATTTTACGGCCGGATGTCGTTTTGTACGGTGAGGGAATCGATCAGGAAGTCGCCCAAGCTAGTGTGAACGCCGTCCACAATGCCGATTTGATTTTGATTGTCGGAACCTCGATGCGCGTGTACCCCTTTGCCGGTCTGTTAGACTATCGGCAACCGCACGTTCCGGTCGTGGTGATTAACCAGGAACGTCTGGACATCCCGGGCGTTACCGCTCAGTACCAGTTGGACGCCACCGAGGTCTTTGACCGGCTCCAGGTTAAAGAAAACTCATGA
- a CDS encoding IpaB/EvcA family protein has translation MANDVNLNPAVQNLLNTVARFFEGDVQVQIIGDLKSGYLRHDQVQTMQDGQHLFVQLSDVTDPDFLASHELLHVLMTLRGFPQVYFPLTTGDEQLDEQLRYVGTDLFDTVSHFVVYAEQRKHGLIDETVEEAVVKGVRQTITPEQGQVDAEMITRLVTVLDALVFLGDHFEKYRYLFDHDFPIATKAAEQLYQLLTKKPTDSPFALRRNVVKLFRAFDQQLQDWDLPALHLNDFAMVTSVFSKRQLGLQVKQVFKLYYSELRNRKTGKRAYVGFTISDDQNSLVMDGPVGEKVSVDHIQSLYQKTVQELFDELHIPYLER, from the coding sequence ATGGCGAATGACGTAAACTTAAATCCCGCGGTTCAGAACCTACTTAACACCGTGGCGCGTTTCTTTGAAGGAGACGTCCAGGTCCAAATTATTGGGGACTTAAAGTCGGGTTACCTACGTCATGACCAAGTGCAAACCATGCAAGACGGTCAACACCTCTTTGTGCAGTTAAGTGACGTGACTGATCCTGACTTTTTGGCCAGTCACGAATTATTGCACGTGCTGATGACCCTACGGGGCTTTCCGCAGGTGTACTTTCCGTTGACCACCGGTGATGAACAATTAGATGAACAACTCCGCTACGTCGGAACCGACCTCTTTGATACGGTTAGTCACTTCGTGGTGTATGCCGAACAGCGCAAGCACGGCTTGATTGATGAAACGGTGGAAGAGGCGGTTGTGAAGGGCGTCCGGCAGACGATTACCCCGGAACAGGGGCAAGTAGATGCTGAGATGATTACCCGCTTGGTAACGGTCTTAGATGCCCTCGTCTTTTTGGGTGACCACTTTGAGAAGTATCGCTACCTCTTTGATCACGATTTTCCAATTGCAACGAAAGCAGCTGAGCAACTCTACCAGTTACTGACGAAGAAGCCGACTGACAGTCCGTTTGCCCTACGCCGCAACGTGGTGAAGCTCTTTCGGGCCTTTGACCAACAACTGCAGGATTGGGACTTACCGGCTCTGCACCTCAACGACTTTGCGATGGTGACCTCGGTCTTTTCCAAGCGCCAACTCGGGTTACAGGTCAAACAGGTCTTTAAACTGTACTACTCAGAACTGCGTAACCGGAAAACCGGAAAGCGGGCCTACGTCGGTTTTACCATCAGTGACGACCAAAACTCGTTGGTTATGGACGGGCCCGTCGGCGAAAAGGTGAGTGTTGACCACATTCAGTCACTCTACCAAAAAACGGTGCAAGAATTATTTGACGAACTCCACATTCCCTACTTGGAACGTTAA